The proteins below are encoded in one region of Silene latifolia isolate original U9 population chromosome 2, ASM4854445v1, whole genome shotgun sequence:
- the LOC141641579 gene encoding uncharacterized protein LOC141641579, whose protein sequence is MKITPELSGAGNYPMWKRQMELALSAKRKLGYVDGSLSKPHKDEAKIEAWEAGNSLVISWIMQSVSERIKLVIMYTQSVAEIWETLRRRYTVANGSRKYKLNKDTYDISQNNRPIEEYYTELQIVWDELENLNNYPLITKVTDEMKKYFEAVEKQSEERKLFQFLNGLDLEYVNLRSNLLLMNPLPTVDTTVSILLQEEAQTSNAKGNKSMEASALLAKGEIAENSCKYCQKSNHKSSQCWEILDYPNGHPKQKKQGHNNNVMRNNSGEYKPQGEYYSQGGYKPQGGYRPRGDLREAIGHKEATDPPTVTKGRTPIISVTANHIRITVKVEGR, encoded by the coding sequence ATGAAAATCACTCCTGAGTTGAGTGGTGCTGGTAATTACCCTATGTGGAAAAGACAGATGGAATTAGCCCTGTCTGCTAAGAGAAAGTTAGGTTATGTGGATGGTAGCTTGTCTAAACCACATAAAGATGAGGCAAAGATAGAGGCCTGGGAAGCTGGGAATAGTTTAGTTATCTCTTGGATTATGCAGAGTGTCAGTGAGAGGATTAAGCTTGTCATTATGTATACTCAAAGTGTTGCTGAAATATGGGAAACCCTGAGAAGAAGATACACAGTGGCTAATGGTTCCAGAAAGTATAAGTTGAATAAGGACACTTATGACATCTCTCAAAACAATAGACCCATTGAAGAATATTACACAGAATTACAAATAGTGTGGGATGAATTGGAAAATTTAAACAACTATCCATTGATTACTAAAGTTACTGATGAAATGAAGAAATATTTTGAAGCTGTTGAGAAACAATCTGAGGAAAGGAAGTTATTTCAGTTTCTCAATGGTCTTGACTTGGAGTATGTCAATCTTAGAAGCAATCTACTGTTGATGAATCCTTTGCCAACTGTTGACACAACTGTGTCCATTTTGCTGCAAGAAGAAGCTCAAACCAGCAATGCTAAAGGTAACAAGTCTATGGAGGCCTCGGCTCTTCTTGCCAAGGGGGAGATAGCTGAGAACAGTTGTAAGTACTGCCAAAAGTCTAACCACAAGTCCAGTCAGTGTTGGGAAATTTTGGACTATCCAAATGGACACCCTAAACAAAAGAAGCAAGGTCATAACAACAATGTGATGAGAAATAATTCAGGAGAGTATAAACCTCAGGGGGAGTACTACTCACAAGGAGGCTACAAACCTCAAGGTGGCTATAGACCTCGGGGGGACCTCAGGGAGGCTATAGGCCACAAGGAGGCTACAGACCCTCCAACAGTAACCAAGGGCAGAACACCAATTATCTCGGTTACAGCAAATCACATCAGAATTACAGTCAAGGTAGAGGGCAGATGA
- the LOC141643288 gene encoding protein YCF54, chloroplastic, with translation MVVLASSVCMASQLTHFHNPPKLLLPTFTPTTRTSSSSSISRINPQFLSVSSQSITPFTISAVAADTSLPSSSPDKDQTTQRYYFVVANAKFMLDEEEHFKELMFERLRLFQERKMEQDFWLVVEPKFLDKFPNITKRLKRPAVALVSTNRPWITYMKLRLDRVLLESYEADSVEEALASNPVKLEFEKPENWVAPYQKYESGWWESFLPPASQKPQA, from the exons ATGGTAGTGTTGGCAAGCAGTGTATGCATGGCGTCTCAGCTTACTCATTTCCATAATCCTCCCAAACTCCTGCTACCTACCTTTACTCCCACCACTAGaaccagcagcagcagcagcatttCTAGAATTAATCCTCAATTTCTGTCCGTATCCTCTCAATCCATCACTCCTTTCACAATTTCCGCCGTTGCGGCCGATACCAGCCTCCCTAGCTCCTCCCCTGATAAG GATCAAACTACCCAGAGATACTATTTCGTGGTAGCCAATGCAAAATTCATGCTTGATGAAGAGGAGCATTTCAAAGAGCTCATGTTTGAGCGGCTTCGTCTCTTTCAGGAGCGTAAGATGGAGCAGGACTTTTGGCTTGTTGTTGAACCTAAGTTTCTTGACAAATTTCCCAACATCACCAAAAGATTAAAGAGGCCTGCTGTTGCTTTGGTTTCAACAAATCGCCCGTGGATCAC GTACATGAAACTGAGattggaccgtgtattattagAAAGCTATGAAGCTGACAGCGTCGAGGAAGCATTGGCTTCAAATCCTGTAAAGCTGGAATTTGAGAAACCAGAAAACTGGGTGGCGCCGTATCAAAAGTACGAATCTGGCTGGTGGGAGTCCTTTTTGCCTCCTGCATCTCAGAAGCCGCAGGCTTGA